The following are encoded together in the Streptomyces tsukubensis genome:
- a CDS encoding DUF6278 family protein, whose amino-acid sequence MKIPFADKWRKQPVPGHASDTGAGEGEDVGGAVAAASRGDRPSRSGPVPPAPPPVSAFEEAPEGAAELLSECELLRSQADDAGLELDDTPASLGALDQLSPRWRDDPEMLPWLGNDAGLYLGTVIVRTVPGAVWHIWPGGHPIVRLPSGRELHVVEAGLEWAVNGAPGLSQVYWEASET is encoded by the coding sequence ATGAAGATCCCTTTCGCGGACAAGTGGCGCAAACAGCCCGTTCCTGGTCATGCGAGCGACACGGGCGCGGGTGAAGGTGAGGACGTGGGCGGAGCGGTCGCCGCGGCGTCAAGGGGTGACCGGCCCTCCCGCTCCGGGCCTGTTCCGCCCGCCCCTCCACCCGTATCGGCGTTCGAGGAGGCGCCGGAGGGGGCGGCCGAGCTGTTGTCCGAATGTGAGTTGCTGCGTTCGCAGGCCGACGACGCGGGACTCGAACTCGACGACACACCGGCCTCGTTGGGCGCTCTCGACCAGCTCTCGCCGCGCTGGCGCGACGACCCGGAGATGCTGCCGTGGCTCGGCAACGACGCCGGTCTCTACCTCGGCACGGTCATCGTCCGCACGGTGCCGGGCGCTGTCTGGCACATCTGGCCGGGCGGCCACCCGATCGTGCGGCTCCCCTCCGGACGTGAACTCCATGTGGTGGAGGCCGGTCTTGAGTGGGCGGTCAACGGCGCACCCGGCCTCTCCCAGGTCTACTGGGAGGCTTCGGAGACGTAA
- a CDS encoding serine/threonine-protein kinase, with product MSRRQARGARDEGGIGPGTDSALRRSDPVRIGPYQLLGRLGSGGMGKVYLGRSRTGHLAAVKVMHGEFTADPQFRTRFERELRAASRVSGRFTATVLESSRPVEERLWMATEYVPGPSLTQAVSAFGPLAPTTLLALWLGLLGALESIHAAGIVHRDLKPSNVLLAEDGPRLIDFGISALADASALTRTGMVVGTPGYMSPEEVRGDKSGPPSDVFALACTLMYAATGTGPFGGTNPMGVMYRIVHEEADLSRVPTRIVALISPCLDKDPLSRPSVTELINMLSGAETDEVSRLLAHGKWLPEDIRRRTRGHAERFFLGDGVRPSARPAAHPDHHEEGGPALHTGRFSEQRSQPDPTPQPDHTITRGLSGPGREPNAEPPTVSRSSVGAPPNGSPPNPPNPPNPPNPPNPPGPPDPYDTGGFEPDPTNEASLRTHTVPLSAELPPLPRIPRRTWLRWLPQRRGGR from the coding sequence GTGAGCCGGCGGCAAGCGCGGGGCGCGCGGGACGAAGGAGGAATCGGCCCGGGAACCGATTCCGCCCTGCGGCGTTCCGATCCTGTGCGGATCGGGCCCTATCAATTGCTCGGCCGGCTGGGGTCCGGCGGCATGGGCAAGGTGTATCTCGGCCGCTCGCGCACGGGGCATCTGGCCGCGGTCAAGGTGATGCACGGCGAGTTCACGGCGGACCCGCAGTTCCGCACCAGGTTCGAGCGTGAACTGCGCGCGGCATCGCGGGTCAGCGGTCGTTTCACTGCCACCGTTCTGGAGTCGTCCCGCCCTGTCGAAGAGCGTCTCTGGATGGCGACCGAGTACGTTCCGGGGCCCTCCCTGACCCAGGCGGTCTCGGCGTTCGGGCCGCTGGCCCCGACGACGCTGTTGGCTCTGTGGCTGGGGCTGCTCGGTGCGTTGGAGTCGATCCACGCGGCGGGAATCGTGCACCGCGACCTGAAACCGTCGAACGTACTGCTCGCAGAGGACGGCCCCCGGCTGATCGACTTCGGTATCTCCGCCCTCGCCGACGCGAGCGCGCTCACCCGTACGGGAATGGTCGTCGGAACCCCTGGATACATGTCGCCCGAGGAGGTCCGGGGCGACAAGTCGGGACCTCCCAGCGATGTGTTCGCACTGGCGTGCACGCTGATGTACGCCGCCACGGGCACCGGCCCGTTCGGGGGGACGAACCCGATGGGAGTGATGTACCGCATCGTCCACGAGGAGGCCGACCTCAGTCGTGTGCCGACCCGTATCGTCGCACTGATCAGCCCCTGCCTCGACAAGGATCCACTCTCCCGGCCCTCGGTCACGGAGCTGATCAACATGTTGTCCGGGGCGGAGACGGACGAGGTGTCCCGGCTGCTGGCCCATGGCAAATGGCTGCCCGAGGACATCCGGCGCCGGACGCGGGGACACGCGGAAAGATTCTTCCTGGGGGACGGTGTGCGTCCCTCCGCTCGGCCTGCGGCGCACCCGGACCATCACGAAGAGGGCGGGCCCGCCCTTCACACCGGGAGGTTCTCCGAACAGCGGTCGCAGCCGGATCCGACGCCGCAGCCGGACCACACCATCACCCGGGGCCTGAGCGGCCCGGGGCGCGAGCCGAACGCCGAGCCTCCCACAGTCTCCCGGAGCAGTGTCGGCGCACCTCCGAACGGCAGTCCCCCGAACCCCCCGAACCCCCCGAACCCCCCGAACCCCCCGAACCCCCCGGGCCCCCCGGACCCCTACGACACCGGCGGTTTCGAGCCCGATCCCACGAACGAGGCGTCCTTGCGGACCCACACGGTTCCCCTGTCCGCGGAGCTGCCACCGCTGCCACGGATCCCGCGCCGTACCTGGCTCCGCTGGCTGCCGCAGCGACGCGGTGGGCGATAA
- a CDS encoding exodeoxyribonuclease III, translated as MRIATWNVNSITARLPRLLAWLEKSGTDVLCVQETKTTAEAFPAEALREVGYESAVNATGRWNGVALISRVGLDDVVPGLPGGPDYDGVTEPRAISATCGPVRLWSVYVPNGREVGHDHYTYKLRWFEALRAAVSDDAAGPRPFAVLGDYNVAPTDDDVWDPTVFEDSTHVTAPERDALTALRSTGLSDVVPRPLKYERPYTYWDYRQLAFPKNRGMRIDLVYGNEPFAKAVSDSYVDREERKGKGASDHAPVVVDLDV; from the coding sequence ATGCGGATTGCCACCTGGAACGTGAACTCGATCACCGCCCGTCTCCCGAGGCTGCTGGCCTGGCTGGAGAAGAGCGGTACGGACGTGCTGTGTGTCCAGGAGACCAAGACCACCGCCGAGGCCTTCCCCGCCGAGGCCCTGCGCGAGGTCGGCTACGAGTCGGCGGTCAACGCCACCGGCCGGTGGAACGGCGTGGCCTTGATCTCCAGGGTCGGTCTCGACGACGTCGTACCCGGCCTGCCCGGCGGCCCCGACTACGACGGCGTGACCGAGCCCCGCGCCATTTCGGCGACGTGCGGCCCGGTCCGCCTCTGGTCGGTCTACGTGCCCAACGGACGCGAGGTCGGCCACGACCACTACACGTACAAACTCCGCTGGTTCGAGGCGCTGCGGGCCGCGGTCTCCGACGACGCGGCGGGGCCACGGCCCTTCGCCGTCCTCGGCGACTACAACGTCGCGCCCACCGACGACGACGTATGGGACCCCACCGTCTTCGAGGACTCCACGCATGTCACGGCCCCCGAGCGCGACGCCCTCACCGCACTGCGCTCCACCGGCCTGAGCGACGTGGTGCCGCGCCCCCTCAAGTACGAGAGGCCGTACACCTACTGGGACTACCGTCAGCTCGCCTTCCCCAAGAACCGGGGCATGCGCATCGACCTGGTGTACGGCAACGAGCCGTTCGCGAAGGCCGTCTCCGACTCCTACGTCGACCGCGAGGAGCGCAAGGGCAAGGGCGCCTCCGACCACGCACCCGTCGTCGTGGACCTGGACGTGTGA
- a CDS encoding glutamate ABC transporter substrate-binding protein yields the protein MRNRYSVRALTALLLTLAALAGCGKEGSPPVKGPRADQLPKYRVAREFRLADSPTWRAARARGHLVVGAKEDQPYLGEKDPSGGGYTGFDIEIAKMISAGLGFAPSTISFRTIASANRETSLQNGQIDYYVGTYTINANRKKSVGFGGPYYMAGQGLLVRTDEDSIHGPHDLAGRRVCSAAGSTPYQRIQKDHPEARLVSYDTYSICVDNLLTYQVDAVTTDDSILLGYAAKVPEELKVTGKPFSKEPYGVGLPKNDTALRFAVDDILAAGERDGDWKKAYEATLGLSGVPAPKPPPIDRYR from the coding sequence ATGAGGAATCGATACTCCGTCCGGGCACTGACCGCCCTGCTGCTGACCCTCGCGGCCCTGGCCGGCTGCGGCAAGGAGGGCAGCCCGCCCGTGAAGGGACCACGCGCGGACCAACTCCCGAAGTACCGCGTGGCCCGGGAGTTCCGGCTGGCCGACTCGCCGACCTGGCGGGCGGCCAGGGCACGGGGCCACCTCGTTGTCGGAGCCAAGGAGGACCAGCCCTACCTCGGCGAGAAGGACCCGTCAGGGGGCGGCTACACCGGATTCGACATCGAGATCGCCAAGATGATCTCCGCCGGTCTCGGATTCGCTCCCTCCACCATCTCGTTCCGGACGATCGCCTCGGCCAACCGCGAGACCTCGCTCCAGAACGGCCAGATCGACTACTACGTCGGCACCTACACCATCAACGCCAACCGCAAGAAGAGCGTCGGCTTCGGAGGGCCCTACTACATGGCGGGTCAGGGCCTGTTGGTCCGTACCGACGAGGACAGCATCCACGGACCGCACGACCTCGCCGGAAGGCGCGTCTGCTCCGCCGCGGGCTCCACTCCCTACCAGCGCATCCAGAAGGACCATCCGGAGGCGCGCCTGGTCTCCTACGACACGTACTCGATCTGCGTCGACAACCTGCTGACCTATCAGGTCGACGCCGTCACCACCGACGACTCGATCCTGCTGGGATACGCGGCGAAGGTGCCCGAAGAACTGAAAGTCACGGGAAAGCCGTTCTCGAAGGAGCCCTACGGAGTGGGGCTGCCCAAGAACGACACCGCGCTGCGGTTCGCCGTCGACGACATCCTCGCGGCGGGCGAGCGCGACGGCGACTGGAAGAAGGCGTACGAGGCGACGCTCGGTCTCTCCGGAGTCCCCGCTCCCAAGCCCCCACCCATCGACCGCTACCGGTGA
- a CDS encoding amino acid ABC transporter permease, translated as MSGVFSLHGSTGASALYDVPGPRTRRRHTLYGLLSTLVILALLGWLLYLLFDTDQFTAEKWTPFEYKGIQELLLRGLGNTLKAFAISAVLALALGALLAAGRLSDHRPVRWVSTVLVEFFRAMPVLVMIFFVFVALKVQPLPALVTGLTLYNGSVLAEVFRSGVNSVERGQREAAYALGMRKTQVMSHVLVPQAVRAMLPSIISQLVVALKDTSLGFLITYEEFLHAGKLIASNLDYDLPFIPVVMVISPIYIGMCMVLSWLAHWVAARERRSPKTEAVDLVPAAPGTLLPGGGPSTSSRE; from the coding sequence ATGAGCGGGGTGTTCTCCCTGCACGGCTCCACCGGAGCCTCCGCGCTGTACGACGTGCCGGGGCCGAGGACCCGCAGACGGCACACCCTGTACGGGCTCCTCTCGACGCTGGTGATCCTGGCGCTCCTCGGGTGGCTGCTCTATCTGCTGTTCGACACGGACCAGTTCACCGCCGAGAAGTGGACCCCGTTCGAGTACAAGGGCATCCAGGAACTGCTGCTGCGGGGGCTCGGCAACACCCTGAAGGCCTTCGCCATCTCCGCGGTGCTCGCACTGGCGCTCGGGGCGCTGCTCGCGGCGGGCCGGCTCTCCGACCACAGGCCCGTGCGCTGGGTCTCCACTGTCCTGGTCGAGTTCTTCCGGGCCATGCCGGTACTGGTGATGATCTTCTTCGTCTTCGTGGCGCTGAAGGTGCAGCCGCTGCCGGCCCTGGTCACCGGGCTCACCCTCTACAACGGCTCCGTGCTCGCCGAGGTCTTCCGCTCCGGCGTCAACTCCGTCGAGCGCGGGCAGCGGGAGGCCGCCTACGCGCTGGGGATGCGCAAGACCCAGGTGATGTCGCACGTCCTGGTCCCGCAGGCCGTACGCGCGATGCTGCCCTCGATCATCAGCCAGCTCGTGGTGGCCCTCAAGGACACCTCATTGGGCTTTTTGATCACCTATGAGGAGTTCCTCCACGCCGGAAAGCTGATCGCGTCGAATCTCGACTACGATTTGCCGTTCATCCCGGTGGTGATGGTGATCTCGCCGATCTACATCGGGATGTGCATGGTGCTCTCCTGGCTCGCCCACTGGGTGGCCGCGAGGGAGCGGCGCAGTCCCAAGACCGAGGCCGTGGATCTCGTCCCGGCCGCACCAGGGACGCTGCTGCCGGGGGGCGGTCCCTCCACATCCTCCCGGGAGTAG
- a CDS encoding MBL fold metallo-hydrolase, translating into MELTKKTHACVRLEKAGRVLAIDPGVFTEEGAAVGADAILVTHEHPDHFSEGQLRAALEANPEAEIWTLRSVAEQISAAFPGRVHTVGHGDTFTAAGFDVQVHGELHAVIHPDIPRITNVGFLLDGSVFHPGDALTVPDRPVETLMLPVMAPWSKLSEVIDYVREVKPQRAYDVHDALLTDLARPVYDSQIGSLGGGAEHLRLASGESATI; encoded by the coding sequence ATCGAACTGACGAAGAAGACCCACGCGTGTGTCCGGCTGGAGAAGGCAGGACGCGTTCTCGCCATCGACCCCGGCGTGTTCACCGAGGAAGGCGCGGCCGTCGGCGCGGACGCCATCCTCGTCACGCACGAGCACCCCGACCACTTCAGCGAGGGACAGCTCAGGGCGGCGCTGGAGGCCAACCCGGAGGCCGAGATCTGGACGCTGCGCTCCGTCGCGGAACAGATCTCCGCGGCCTTCCCGGGGCGGGTGCACACCGTGGGGCACGGCGACACCTTCACGGCGGCCGGGTTCGACGTCCAGGTACACGGAGAACTGCACGCCGTCATCCACCCCGACATTCCCAGGATCACCAACGTCGGGTTCCTCCTCGACGGCTCGGTCTTCCACCCCGGCGACGCCCTCACCGTCCCCGACCGGCCCGTCGAAACGCTGATGCTCCCTGTGATGGCGCCCTGGAGCAAGCTCTCCGAGGTCATCGACTACGTACGGGAGGTCAAGCCGCAGCGCGCGTACGACGTCCACGACGCGCTCCTCACCGACCTCGCCCGCCCCGTCTACGACAGCCAGATCGGCTCCCTCGGCGGCGGCGCGGAGCACCTGCGGCTCGCATCCGGCGAGTCCGCCACCATCTGA
- a CDS encoding effector-associated constant component EACC1 encodes MRSLLAVDGSEGPDPLADLKDWLSDESLLRGRVHVPPSAPGAGQLGAWSDTLIVAVGAGGALTALARSVAVYVRQPRRSTVRVKVVAPDGTRTELTVQHAKNLDAVENLLRTALHLDPDTGREAVSGGAALALGEASEAEG; translated from the coding sequence ATGCGATCACTGCTGGCGGTGGACGGCTCCGAAGGGCCCGACCCCCTTGCGGACCTCAAGGATTGGCTCAGCGACGAGTCACTGCTGCGCGGACGGGTGCACGTTCCGCCGTCCGCACCCGGTGCGGGCCAACTGGGCGCCTGGAGCGACACCCTCATCGTGGCGGTCGGCGCCGGAGGCGCGCTGACGGCACTGGCCAGGTCGGTCGCGGTCTACGTGCGCCAGCCGCGCCGCAGCACCGTACGGGTCAAAGTGGTCGCCCCCGACGGGACACGTACGGAACTGACGGTCCAGCACGCGAAGAATCTCGACGCGGTCGAGAACCTGCTGCGTACGGCGCTGCATTTGGACCCGGATACGGGAAGGGAGGCCGTCTCCGGGGGAGCGGCCCTCGCTCTCGGTGAGGCGTCCGAAGCGGAGGGCTGA
- a CDS encoding amino acid ABC transporter ATP-binding protein: MAVDPLIELRGVNKYYGELHVLQDIDLTVARGEVVVVIGPSGSGKSTLCRVVNRLETIQSGTIRVDGRPLPEEGKALAGLRAEVGMVFQSFNLFAHKTVLQNVSLAQMKVRGRKREEADHRSRELLDRVGLSSQAAKLPAQLSGGQQQRVAIARALAMDPKVLLFDEPTSALDPEMINEVLEVMRRLARDGMTMVVVSHEMGFARSAANRVVFMSEGRVVEDRTPEDFFTRPESERARDFLSKILKH, translated from the coding sequence ATGGCCGTCGATCCGCTGATCGAGCTGCGTGGCGTCAACAAGTACTACGGGGAGCTGCACGTACTCCAGGACATCGATCTGACGGTCGCCCGAGGGGAAGTAGTGGTCGTCATCGGCCCCTCAGGCTCCGGCAAGTCGACGCTCTGCCGGGTGGTCAACCGGCTGGAGACCATTCAGTCGGGGACCATCAGAGTCGACGGCAGGCCGCTCCCGGAGGAGGGCAAGGCCCTGGCGGGGCTGCGGGCCGAGGTCGGGATGGTCTTCCAGTCCTTCAATCTCTTCGCGCACAAGACGGTCCTGCAGAACGTCTCCCTCGCCCAGATGAAGGTACGCGGGCGCAAGAGGGAAGAGGCCGACCACCGTTCCCGGGAACTCCTGGACCGGGTCGGCCTGTCCTCGCAGGCCGCCAAACTGCCGGCCCAGCTCTCCGGCGGACAGCAGCAGCGGGTGGCGATCGCCCGAGCCCTGGCCATGGACCCCAAGGTGCTGCTCTTCGACGAACCGACATCGGCTCTCGACCCCGAGATGATCAACGAAGTCCTTGAGGTCATGCGCCGGCTGGCCCGCGACGGAATGACGATGGTGGTCGTCAGCCATGAGATGGGCTTCGCGAGGTCGGCCGCCAACCGGGTGGTGTTCATGTCCGAGGGGCGCGTCGTCGAGGACCGCACCCCCGAGGATTTCTTCACCCGACCGGAGAGCGAACGGGCCAGGGACTTCCTCTCCAAGATCCTCAAGCACTGA
- a CDS encoding amino acid ABC transporter permease, translating to MDVLTENFSDYGKGFLGTVELTVYASVLALVLGFVMASFRVAPVGSLRVFGTAWVTVLRNTPLTLLFFAVLLGLPRFGLVLPFQLFAVLALGCYTSAFICEALRSGINTVPRGQGEAARSLGMTFGQTLVFVILPQAFRSVISPVGSNLIALAKNSAIAGAFSVTELLGTYKTLNELGYNIIWTFVWIAVGYLILTLALSAVFNVLEKHWGVAR from the coding sequence ATGGACGTACTGACAGAGAACTTCTCCGACTACGGAAAGGGCTTCCTCGGCACCGTCGAACTCACCGTCTACGCCTCGGTCCTGGCGCTCGTCCTCGGCTTCGTCATGGCCTCGTTCCGGGTGGCGCCGGTCGGATCGCTGCGTGTCTTCGGTACCGCGTGGGTCACCGTCCTGCGCAACACCCCGCTGACACTTCTCTTCTTCGCCGTGCTGCTCGGGCTTCCGCGCTTCGGTCTGGTCCTCCCCTTCCAGCTCTTCGCGGTCCTCGCGCTCGGCTGCTACACCTCGGCGTTCATCTGCGAGGCACTGCGCTCGGGGATCAACACCGTCCCGCGCGGACAGGGAGAGGCGGCGCGCAGCCTGGGAATGACCTTCGGGCAGACGCTGGTCTTCGTCATCCTGCCGCAGGCCTTCAGATCGGTGATCTCGCCGGTCGGCTCGAACCTCATCGCCCTGGCCAAGAACTCCGCCATCGCGGGAGCGTTCAGCGTCACCGAACTGCTCGGCACCTACAAGACACTCAACGAACTCGGCTACAACATCATCTGGACCTTCGTCTGGATCGCTGTCGGGTACCTCATCCTCACGCTCGCTCTCAGCGCGGTGTTCAACGTGCTGGAGAAGCACTGGGGGGTGGCCCGATGA
- a CDS encoding caspase, EACC1-associated type, with amino-acid sequence MMRPPDPARSRAVLVGTAEYTEDALLPDVPAVRTNVRDFQRLLTQGRPGAFSTEFTRTVLDPATPRELGLPLLEAARQAEDVFLVYYAGHGLIGHERRELYLGLSKTVGEAPSFTAFPFQGVREAFLATPARNRILILDCCFSGRAIAGGLSGTYEPLIDQMEITGTYTLTSAAANEPARFQDGERHTAFTGELLLTLRDGIPTTSAAEVTLGALFRHLKRVLPAKGLPEPQQCGTDTAEFLILTRPRPRARRGPVTETDVGGPPGGREGLLARRDLGRRLGEEGQTGEAMRLLNEVVPDLTRTLGPDDPATLVGRINLAYWTGREGDTDEALRLSSAAVSDMTRVLGPDHRATLVGQSQLAHWTGESGRHHEALSLTTSVLTDLVRVLGPDDRETLIGRARLARWAGEARDPAAAARLTGELVPDLSRVLGAEDRETFTGRMNLAQWTGRAGGSKRAVRLLTDLVPDVSWALGADDRHALLGRSRLAHWSGAAGRRRRARGLFAAAVPDLERVLGPDDRETLLARGQLAHWTGETGHAAEAVRIFSLLVSDIAWVLGSDDRATLVSRARLAHWTAIQGEVGDAIHQFHAVLPDLHRVLGPDAPETVENRVLLAFWRKKADRRLMGQILYGTGPRGGSP; translated from the coding sequence ATGATGCGCCCACCCGATCCGGCTCGTTCACGCGCTGTTCTGGTCGGCACGGCGGAGTACACCGAGGATGCCCTGCTGCCCGATGTCCCGGCCGTACGGACCAACGTCCGTGACTTCCAGCGGCTGCTCACACAAGGCCGGCCAGGAGCCTTTTCCACGGAATTCACTCGCACGGTTCTCGATCCGGCCACGCCGAGGGAGCTCGGACTGCCGCTGCTTGAGGCCGCCCGCCAGGCCGAGGACGTCTTTCTCGTCTACTACGCGGGGCACGGCCTGATCGGTCACGAGCGGCGCGAGTTGTATCTCGGGCTGTCCAAGACCGTCGGCGAGGCACCGTCGTTCACGGCCTTCCCGTTCCAGGGAGTCCGCGAGGCATTTCTGGCCACTCCGGCGCGTAATCGGATCCTCATCCTCGACTGCTGTTTCTCCGGACGCGCCATCGCCGGTGGATTGTCCGGAACATACGAGCCGCTCATCGACCAGATGGAGATCACAGGCACCTATACGCTGACGTCGGCAGCCGCCAATGAGCCCGCCCGGTTCCAGGACGGCGAACGGCACACCGCGTTCACCGGCGAACTGTTGCTCACCCTGCGGGACGGTATCCCCACTACGTCCGCGGCCGAGGTCACACTGGGCGCATTGTTCCGGCACCTCAAACGAGTGCTTCCGGCGAAGGGACTACCGGAGCCCCAGCAATGCGGAACGGACACCGCGGAGTTCCTGATCCTGACTCGGCCCCGGCCGCGTGCCAGACGCGGACCGGTCACCGAGACCGACGTGGGCGGCCCTCCCGGCGGCCGGGAGGGGCTGCTGGCCCGCCGGGATCTCGGCCGCCGTCTTGGCGAGGAAGGCCAGACCGGCGAGGCAATGCGTCTGCTGAACGAAGTGGTGCCCGATCTTACCCGGACGCTGGGGCCGGACGATCCGGCCACCCTCGTCGGGCGGATCAACCTCGCCTACTGGACGGGGCGTGAGGGGGACACCGACGAGGCGCTCAGACTGTCCTCCGCCGCGGTCAGTGACATGACGCGCGTGCTCGGACCGGACCACCGCGCCACGCTCGTCGGACAGAGCCAACTCGCCCACTGGACCGGCGAGTCGGGAAGACATCATGAGGCGCTGAGCCTCACCACCTCCGTCCTCACCGACCTCGTGCGCGTCCTGGGACCCGACGACCGTGAGACTCTCATCGGCCGTGCCCGGCTGGCTCGTTGGGCCGGAGAGGCCAGGGATCCGGCCGCGGCGGCGCGGTTGACCGGTGAGCTCGTACCCGATCTGTCCCGCGTCCTGGGCGCGGAGGACCGCGAGACCTTCACCGGGCGTATGAACCTGGCACAGTGGACGGGGCGGGCCGGTGGGAGCAAGCGTGCCGTGCGACTGCTCACGGACCTGGTGCCGGACGTGTCCTGGGCCCTGGGCGCCGATGACCGGCACGCTCTTCTTGGCCGCTCGCGACTGGCCCACTGGTCGGGCGCCGCGGGACGACGGCGCCGGGCGCGGGGGCTGTTCGCCGCTGCGGTACCGGATCTCGAACGGGTGCTGGGCCCCGACGACCGCGAGACCCTGCTCGCACGCGGCCAGCTCGCTCACTGGACCGGAGAGACGGGGCACGCCGCGGAAGCGGTGCGAATCTTCAGCCTGTTGGTGAGCGACATCGCCTGGGTCCTCGGCTCCGATGACAGGGCCACGCTGGTCAGCAGGGCACGGCTGGCCCACTGGACGGCAATACAGGGTGAAGTGGGCGACGCCATCCACCAGTTCCACGCTGTCCTGCCGGATCTCCACCGAGTCCTGGGCCCGGACGCTCCCGAAACCGTCGAGAATCGGGTGCTGCTGGCCTTCTGGCGAAAGAAGGCGGACAGACGGCTCATGGGTCAGATCCTTTACGGCACGGGACCGCGCGGAGGCTCGCCGTGA
- the pcaDC gene encoding bifunctional 3-oxoadipate enol-lactonase/4-carboxymuconolactone decarboxylase PcaDC, with product MSETTTETLQYRFDGPEQAPVLILGPSLGTTWHMWDRQIPELIRHWRVFRYDLPGHGGASAHPAGSVAELTDRLLATLDEAGVGRFGYAGCALGGAVGADLALRHPQRLASLALIAASPRFGTADEFRQRGVVVRTNGLDPIARSSPERWFTPGFAAAQPAITEWAVQMVRTTDPGCYISACEALASFDIRSELARIAAPTLVLVGSEDQVTGPAQARTLVAGIRDARLAVVPGASHLAPVEQPAAVTDLLVRHFTTAWQPEQAASPAAIVAPPVKPVISPPQQTGPVAEIAPFAVEEPAVRPDAYETGLKVRRAVLGDAHVDGVLDSADSFSEDFERFVTRYAWGEVWDRPGLDRRSRSCVTLTALVASGHLEELALHTKAALRNGLTPAEIKEVLIQAGVYCGVPAAAAAFKVAREVIQQETTPQE from the coding sequence GTGAGCGAGACGACGACTGAAACCCTCCAATACCGCTTTGACGGGCCGGAGCAGGCACCAGTGCTGATCCTGGGCCCCTCCCTCGGAACCACATGGCACATGTGGGATCGGCAGATACCGGAGTTGATTCGGCACTGGCGGGTCTTCCGCTACGACCTTCCGGGGCACGGTGGTGCCTCCGCCCACCCGGCGGGTTCCGTCGCGGAACTCACCGACCGGCTGCTCGCCACGCTCGACGAGGCCGGAGTGGGGCGTTTCGGGTACGCGGGCTGCGCCCTCGGTGGCGCTGTCGGCGCTGATCTCGCGCTGCGGCATCCGCAGCGCCTCGCGTCACTCGCGCTGATCGCCGCCTCCCCGAGGTTCGGCACGGCCGACGAGTTCCGCCAGCGTGGTGTGGTCGTCCGTACCAATGGGCTCGACCCGATCGCCCGAAGCTCACCCGAGCGATGGTTCACGCCCGGCTTCGCCGCCGCCCAGCCCGCGATCACGGAGTGGGCCGTGCAGATGGTGCGCACCACCGACCCCGGCTGCTACATCTCGGCCTGCGAGGCGCTCGCCTCCTTCGACATCCGCTCGGAACTCGCCCGCATCGCGGCCCCGACACTCGTTCTCGTCGGCTCGGAGGACCAGGTCACAGGCCCCGCCCAGGCCCGCACGCTGGTCGCGGGCATAAGGGATGCCCGGCTCGCCGTCGTCCCCGGCGCCTCCCACCTCGCCCCCGTGGAGCAGCCGGCCGCCGTCACCGACCTTCTCGTACGCCACTTCACGACGGCCTGGCAGCCGGAGCAGGCCGCGTCCCCCGCGGCCATCGTGGCGCCGCCCGTGAAGCCCGTCATCTCCCCGCCGCAGCAGACGGGCCCGGTCGCGGAGATCGCCCCGTTCGCCGTCGAGGAGCCCGCGGTCCGCCCCGACGCGTACGAGACGGGTCTGAAGGTGCGCAGGGCCGTGCTCGGTGACGCGCACGTGGACGGGGTCCTCGACTCCGCCGACTCGTTCTCCGAGGACTTCGAGCGGTTCGTCACCCGCTACGCCTGGGGCGAGGTCTGGGACCGGCCGGGTCTTGACCGTCGCAGCCGTAGCTGTGTCACGCTCACCGCGCTGGTCGCGTCCGGCCACCTGGAAGAGCTCGCTCTCCACACCAAAGCGGCCCTCCGCAACGGCCTGACACCCGCCGAGATCAAGGAAGTCCTCATCCAGGCCGGCGTCTACTGTGGCGTGCCGGCCGCCGCCGCCGCGTTCAAAGTGGCGCGTGAGGTGATCCAGCAGGAGACGACACCACAGGAGTAG